The nucleotide window CGAGCGAAGACCCACCCCGCTGGTCGAGGCGCGAGCGAAGCGAGCGATCGAGACCCCTGACTCGTTCGTTGGGGGTCTCGATCGGGCTCGTCCCTCGCCCGACTCGACCAGCGTGAGAGTCCCCCGCTGGTCGAGGCGCGAGCGAAGCGAGTGATCGAGACCCCTGACTCGTTCGTTGGGGGTCTCGATCGGGCTCGTCCCTCGCCCGACTCGACCAGCGTGAGAGTCCCCCGCTGGTCGAGGCGCGAGCGAAGCGAGTGATCGAGACCCCTGACTCGTTCGTTGGGGGTCTCGATCGGGCTCGTCCCTCGCCCGACTCGACCAGCGTGAGAGTCCCCCGCTGGTCGAGGCGCGAGCGCAGCGAGCGATCGAGACCCCTGACTCGTTCATTGGGGGTCTCGATCGGGCTCGTCCCTCGCCCGCCTCGACCAGCGTGAGAGTCCCCCGCCGGTCGAGGCGCGAGCGAAGCGAGTGATCGAGACCCGACGGTCCGAGGCGTCACGCGCGGGCGATCTGCTCCACCACCGCGTGCGCGAGGTCACCGAATTCCCGCACCACCTCCGTCGGCTGCTCCCGCGCGAAGCACAGCGACGTGGTCACGTCGGGCACACCGCGCAGGGGTACGAAGGCGAGCCCGGGCCGCGCGAACGACTCCGGCGCCGACGCCCCTGCGATGTTGACCCCGAGGCCGGCACCGCACAGCTCGAGGACCTCTTCGAACGAGTGCGCGACCGCCATCGTCTTGAGGTCGTCGCGGCCGGTGATGGTCTGCAGCCACGCGTGCTCGCCGGTCGGGTCGTGGACCGCGATGAACGTCTCGCCGGCCAGGTCGGCGACCTCCACCGACGGCTGCGCGGCGAGCGGGTGCGCCTCGGGGACGACGAGGACGAGCCCTTCGGACCACAGCGACTCGGCGTGCAGGTGCGCAGGCAGCGGCCCGGCCTCCGCGACGAACGCGCAGTCGACGTCGCCGCGCTCCAGCGCCGCGACCCACCCGTCGAACCCGAGCTGCCGGATCTCCCACTGCACGTCGGGCCGTTCGCGCGCCGCCTCGGTCATCACCGCCCGGAACCGCGGTGTCGTCACCATCAGGCCCACCCGTACGCGCGGTGTGTCCCGTACGCGCTGTCCCCACGCGGCGATCGCGTCGATCCCGTCGACGACCCGCTCCGCGAGCGGCAGGAGCTCGACACCCTCGGGCGTCAGGCTCGCGCCGCTGCGTCCTCGGTCGAACAGCCGCCGCCCGATCCGGCGCTCGAGCGTCGCGACGTTCTCGCTCAGCGTCGACGTGGCGAGGTGCAGCGACTCGGCCGCGCGCCCGAAGTGCCCGTGCCGCGCCACGGCGACGAACACCCGGAGCTGGTGCGCGGTGACGTCGATCACGACCGCCAGTCTGACACGCACCGCCCGCGTCCACGGTTTGTCGAGTTCCGGCGACTTCCGGCACATCCGATCGCGCCGCAACTCGACGAATCGGGGTCGGGATAGATCACGCGTCCGCGTCCTCGTAGGTGTTGACGCCGGTGATGCGCCGGACGGATCCCCACCCCCACACCGCCCACGCGACCAGGAGGAGCGCACCGAGCAGCGACCCGACGGCATCGGCGACGAGGTCGCCGACGGTGTCGGAGTTGCCCTCCGACAGCGCGGTGTCGAACGTGCCGTCGGAGGTGAACTCGACGATCTCCCACAGCCCGCCGACCGCCATGCCCAGGCAGAACACGACGATCGCCATCCCGGTGTAGTGCCGCGCGTGCGTCTCGTCGCGCGGGTCGGGCAGGACGTCGAGCCTCGCGAGCCCGATGTAGAGCACCGGGGCGACCAGGCACGGCAGCACCACGTGCACGACGCGGTCGAACCAGCTGATCGAGTCGTACCAGCCGAGCGCCTCCCCGACCGCGTGCAACGTGAGCACGAGGACGAACCCGGCGTCGTACGGCCGCGGGAGGTTGATGATCCGCGCGAGCAGCGCCAGGACCGTCGCGAAGCCGAGCGCCAGCGCGCCGCCGACGTTGCCGGCGACGAGCGCGACCAGGGTGGCGACGACGAGACCGATGCGGAGCACGTCGATGCCGTCACGGACCAGCGGGGTCCAGTCACCGAGGATGAGCCTGCGGGCGTCCACGACGGCAGACTACGCCGACGGCACGGGACGGTCTGGCGGCCGCGGGTCTGGCACGCTGTCCGCCTCCCTGCGACGGACAGCGTGCCAGGTTCAGCAGCGAGGTCAGCGCCCCGTACGGCCGTGGCCCCCCTTGTCGTTCGGGTGACCCTTGCCGTGCTTCTTCGCCTTGCCCTTCGGATGGAGCGGCTTGCAGACGAGGTCGTCGCCGACGGCCTTGCACTGCGTCTGGTAGCCGTGTGACAGGAGCGACTCGCCGACCCAGCGGTAGTCCGGTCCAACGTCCTTCTTCGGTGTGTACGCCACGAAGTTCGCGGCGTCGTCGGTGCTGCCGGTGCCGTCGTAGCGGGCGACGGTCGGGTACGGGTAGACCGGGCGGGTTCGGGTCACCGTGCCCTGATCGTCGGTCGCGGAGGCGATCAGCCGGTCAGGGGCCCGGCCGCTCTCGACCCACGCCATCACCGGGGTGAGCACATCGGTCGAGTTCGGGCCGTCGCCACCGCCGCAGTGCGCCATGCCCGGGAACAGGTAGAGCTTCGCGAACTGCTTCACCGCGCCCTTGCCCATCGTCTTCTGCATCGCGTCGTAGTACGCGAGGGTGTTCTGCGGTGAGATGTGCTGGTCGTTCCACCCGTGCCACAGCAGCAGCTTGCCGCCGCCCTTGCGGTACGCCTTGAGGTCCGGGTCCAGCGCGGCCATGTAGCTCGACGAGGGCATCACGGTGTCCCAGAAGCCCTTGACGGTCAGCGGCAGGTCGCTGAGCTCGTAGTCGGGGTCCGCGTCGTTCGGGTCGGCGAGGTAGCGCAGGTACGACAGCGCGAAGTTCTCGCTCTGCGCGTGCCCGTCGGGTGTCGCCGGAACGAACAGCGTCCACTCCAGCTCCGAGCCCCACTCGTGCGAGATCTCCTGCTCGAGACGCTTCCCGTCGGCCGTCCTCGCACCCTCGTGGAGCTTCTGGACGACCTCGGCCTCCTCCGTCGACAGGCAGGTCGACGGGTCCTGACCGTCGGCGCAGACGATCGTCATCGGGTCGAAGCCACAGGCGCGCGGATCGTCGAGGATCCCGTCCTCCACGCCGTCGATCCCGTCGCACGCGGCGATCACCGCGTCGTGGACGACCGGCAGCTTGTCGGCGAGCAGGATGAACTGCCCCTTCTCGTCCTGGTTGGCCAGCACGTTCCAGGCGTGGTGGTACGTGTTCTGCACCGCCATGTTGCTCGCCGGAGCGCCCGCGGCGATCCCGTCGAAGTCGTCGGGGTAGCGCTGCGCCTCCATCAGCGCCTCGCGGCCGCCGTCGGAGCAGCCGGTGAAGTACGAGTACGCGGGCGCCTGTCCGTAGAACCTCGTGATGAGCGCCTTCGCGACCTCGGCGGTGACGTGCACCCCGCGGTACGCGAAGTCGATCTGCGCCTGCGGGTTGTCCGCGGCCCACGAGCCGTCGTTCTGACCCTGGTGCCCCATGTCGGTGCTGGCGCTGGCGACGCTGCCGTCCTCGATCACCGGGCAACCGGAGGACTGGCCGTAGTTGATCCGCACGTTGCCGCACAGCCCGCCGCAGCCGGTCTGGACGTACCGCTGGGTCCACCCCTCGACGGGGAGACGGACCATGATCGTGTTCGCCGGGGCGACCGTGCCGGTCACCTCGCAGTACGGGGCGGTGGTGCCGTCGTCGACCACGCTCGCGGCCGTGATCGTGACGGGTGCGTCGGTGACGCCGTCGAGGTCGAGACCGACGACGTCCTCGCACGCCATCACCGGGGCGAGCGCGGCGAGGTCACGCAGGCCGTCGGCGGTGACGGCGGTGCGCCCGTGAGAACCGGCGCTCGTCGCGGCGCTGACCGTACCGGCCTGCGCGAGCGACAGCACCAGGATCGCGGCGGCACCCACGGCGGCCGCGAGAAAGGCCGGACGTCGGCGAGTGCTGCGTACCGACGGCCGCTCCTGCCTCTGGAAGGTCCAAGGCATCGAGAACTCCTCTGGGTTCAGAGCCCACCCGAGAACGCGACGGACGCCGCTGGGGTGTGACGGACGTTACACATGATCGTCAACAATCTGCAATGCAATCTTGCGAACGGGTCTCGATCGCTCGCTCCGCTCGCGCCTCGCCACCGACAGGTCTCGGGGAGGTCACGGTTCCGATCGCTCCACAAATTGGCTTCACTATTGTTCACAATCTGGTGTAGCGTCCGTCACACAATCCCCCGCCACACCCGCGGCGGGCCGTTGACCCTCTCAAGGAGGACCCGATGCACCGGTTGTTCACCCGCGTCGCCCGGCGGCGAGGCCGCACGATCGCCGCACTCACGCTGGCCCTGACGCTGAGCGCGACGGCGACCGCCTGCGGTGGCGACGACGCCTCCGCCGGCGACGGATCCGGCGACGACACGACCGCGGTCACGGTCGGCGTCATCCCGATCCTCGACGTCGCGCCGATCTACCTCGGCGTCGAGCAGGGCTTCTTCGCCGACGAGGGCCTCGACGTGACGCTCGAGACCGCACAGGGCGGTGCGGCGATCGTGCCCGGCGTGGTGAGCGGGCAGTTCCAGTTCGGCTTCAGCAACACCATCTCGCTGCTGCTCGCGACGTCCGAGGGCCTCCCGCTGACGGTCGTCGCCGACGGTGTCTCGTCCACCGGCGAGGAGGGCAACGACTTCGGCGCGGTGATCGTCCCCGCGGACTCCGACATCAAGACCGCCGCGGACCTCGAGGGCAAGAAGGTCGCGGTCAACACGCTGAACAACATCAACACCACCACGACCAACGAGGCGGTCCGCAAGGACGGAGGCGACCCGTCGACCATCGAGTACGTCGAGCTGGCCTTCCCCGACATCATCCCCGCGATCCAGAAGGGTGACGTCGACGCCGGGCAGGTCGTCGAGCCGTTCCTCACGATCGGCACGTCCTCGGGCATGCGCGCGGTCACGGACAACTTCGTCCAGACCGACCCCGACCTCACCGTGGCGATGTACTTCACCTCCGAGCAGTTCGCCCAGGAGGATCCGGAGGTCGTCGAGGCGTTCACAAGCGCGATGAACGAGTCGCTCGACTACGCCCAGGAGAACCCGGATGCGGTTCGCGAGGTCCTCGGCACCTACACGGAGCTCGACGCCGACCTCCAGGAGCAGGTCATCCTGCCGCGCTGGACGTCGGAGATCGACGTCGACTCCGTCGAGCTTCTGTCCGAGCTGGCCGTGACCGACGGCCTGTACTCCGAGCAGCCCGACATCGACACGCTGCTGCCGTGACACGAGCACCGCGGACCCGCGACGCGCTGCTCGGCCTGACCGGGCTCGCGCTCGTGGTCGCCGTCGTCCAGCTCCTCCCCACCCTCGGCCTGGTCGACCCCGCGTACCTCCCGCCGGCGACGGAGATGTTCTCCGCCCTGGCGCGGGAGGTCACCGAGGCGTCGTTCTGGACCCAGCTCGGCGAGACCCTGCGCGGGTGGGCGATCGGTCTCGCGGCCGCGATGGTCGCCGGTGTGCTGGCCGGCATCGTGATCGGCAGCGTCGACTTCCTGCGCAAGCTGACGGCGTCGACGATCGAGTTCCTGCGGCCGATCCCGTCGGTCGCGCTGATCCCGCTGGTCGTCCTGATCTACGGCAGCAAGCCCGCATCGGCCCTCGTCCTCGTGGTGTACGCGTCGTTCTGGCAGGTGCTCGTGCAGGTGCTGTACGGCGTCGCCGACGTCGATCCGGTCGTACGCGACACCGCGCGCTCGTACCGCTTCTCCCGCCGGGCGCTCGTCCGGCGGGTGATCTGGCCGACCGCGCTGCCCTACGTGCTCACCGGGTTCCGGCTCGCAGCCGCGGTCGCGCTGATCCTCGAGATCACCGCGGAGCTCGTGATCGGCGTGCCGGGGCTCGGAAACGCCATCGGCGTCGCACAGAGCTCGGGTGCGGTCGCGCTCACGTACGCCCTGGTGATCGTCGTCGGCCTCGTCGGCGTCGCGGTCAACCTCGGCGCCCGCACCATCGAGCGGCGGGCGCTGCACTGGCACGCCTCGATCCGGAGGGACCTATGACGACCGTCGCCACCTGGGGCCGGCAGCTGTTCTGGCTGCTCGCCCTCCCCCTGGTGCTGCTCACGCTGTGGTGGGTCGCCTCCGCCGACAGCACGAGCATCTTCTGGCCACCGCTGTCGACGATCCTCGAGGCGTTCCCGCAGACCTGGGACGCAGACCGGATCGTGAACGACGCCCTGCCGAGCCTGGCCCGGCTCGGCATCGGCTACGCCCTGGCGCTGGTCGCCGGGGTCGCGGGCGGGATCCTGGTCGGGCTCTCCCGTACGGTACGCGCGCTCTGCGAGCCGTCGATGGAGTTCTTCCGGGCGATCCCGCCGCCGGTGCTGGTGCCGGTGATCGCCCTGTTCGCCGGCTACACGGGGTCGACCTCGAAGATCGTGACGATCGCGCTCGGCTGCCTGTGGCCGATCCTGCTGAACACCGTCGAGGGCGTCCGCGGCCTCGACGAGGTCCAGCTCGACACCGCACGGGTCTACCGGTTCCGTTCCCGCACGCGCCTCCTGCAGGTCGTCCTGCGCGGCGCGAGCCCGCAGATCGCCGCCGGTGCCCGCCAGGCTCTGTCGATCGGCGTGATCCTCATGGTGATCAGCGAGCTGTTCGGAGCGAACCGCGGTCTCGGTGCCTCGATCGTGCAGTTCCAGCGGGCCTTCGCCGTGCCCGAGATGTGGACCGGCATCATCCTGCTCGGCCTGATCGGCGTGGCCCTCGCGGGCCTGTTCCGGCTGGTCGAGCACCGTGCGCTCGCGTGGTACCGCGGCGTACGTCGCGCAGACAGAGGAGCATGACGTGAAGACCACGACCGACGAGCGCGCGAGCGCCGCAGCGACCACCGGAGACCGACCCGTGATCCCGGACGGCGCAACGATCGCGCTCGACGTGCGCAGCCTGCAGAAGGTCTACCGCACCCAGGACTCCGAGCTCGAGGCGATCCGCGACCTCACCTTCCAGGTGCCGCGTGGCCAGCTGGTCTGCATCGTCGGCCCCTCCGGCGCCGGGAAGACCACGCTCCTGCGCTGCATCTCCGGCCTGCTGGAGTCGACCTCGGGCGAGGTGCTGCTCGACGACGAACCCGTGACAGGTCCGCCGCCCGGGATGGCAGTCGTGTTCCAGGAGTACGGGCGGAGCCTGTTCCCATGGATGACCGTCCGTCAGAACGTCGAGCTGCCGCTGCGGGAGAAGGGGATCGGCAGGGCGGAGCGGCACGCACTCGTCGACGAGGCCCTGGACGCGGTCGGTCTCGGCGACGTCCCGTCGGCGTACCCGTGGCAGCTCTCCGGCGGGATGCAGCAGCGGGTCGCGATCGCCCGCGCGGTCGCGTACCAGCCCGAGGTCCTGCTCATGGACGAGCCGTTCGCCGCCGTCGACGCCCAGACCCGTGCCGACCTGGAGGACCTCATCCGCACGCTCTGGAAGCGCCTCGGGATCACGGTCCTGTTCGTCACCCACGACATCGACGAGTCGGTCTACCTGGGCCAGCGGGTGCTCGTGCTCTCGAACCGGCCGACGGTCGTGATCGAGGATGTCCGCGTCGACCTTCCCGACGAGCGTGACCAGCTCGAGACCCGGTCCTCGCGCCGCTTCACCGAGCTGCGCGGTCACGTGTACGAGCTGATCCAGAAGGCGAAGAAGGGCTACCGGCCGTAGGGTCACCGTCGCTGTGCTGGGCCTCGACGCCACCGGCTGACCGGGCGGCACCGCCGCAAGCCCACCCGTACCCGCTCTTGTTGTTGAAACCCTCGTTCCCGCCACCGCCTCGACCGACGGCCGGGAACCTCACGAAAGGACCGCCGTGGCCGACACCGCTTCTCCTTCGGCACCCTCGACCCTCGTGATCACCGCGCACGCCGGCGACTTCGTCTGGCGCGCCGGGGGCGCGATCGCACTCGCTGCCTCCCGCGGCGAGCAGGTGACCATCGCCTGCCTCACCTACGGCGAGCGCGGCGAGTCCGCTCGCGCCTGGCGCGAGGGAAAGAGCCTCGACGAGATCAAGGCGATCCGTCGCGACGAGGCCGAGCGCGCCGCCGCCACGCTCGGCGCCGAGGTGCGCTTCTTCGACGCCGGCGACTACCCGCTGCGCGAGACGCCCGAGCTCGTCGACCAGCTCGTCGGTGTCTACCGCGAGACGCAGCCGGACGTGGTCCTCACGCACCCGCCGCACGACCCGTACAACGCCGACCACCCGGCCGCCTGCCGGATGGCGCTCGAGGCACGGATCCTCGCTCAGGCGATCGGGTACCCCGCCGAGGGCGACCCGCTCGGCGCTCCCCCGGTGTTCTACTTCGAGCCGCACCAGCCCGAGGTCTGCGACTTCACGCCCGAGGTGCTCCTCGACATCACCGACGTGTTCGCGACGAAGCGGGCGGCGATGGAGTGCCTGTCGGCGCAGCAGCACCTGTGGGAGTACTACACCGACCTCGGCAAGCGCCGCGGCGTCCAGCTCAAGCGCAACGCGGGACCGAACCTCGGCTTCCCCACCACCACCTACGGCGAGGCGTACATGCGCCCGTACCCGCAGGTCACGGAGCGCCTCGCATGAGCGCCGCGGATCTGCGTCGGTTGATCGTCACCGACACCCGGCGACCCGACCCGGCCGCGGTCGAGCGGCTCCGGGCGTACGGGGTGGCGACCGTGCACGAGGCGATGGGACGCACCGGCAGTCTCGGTCCGGACCTGCGGCCGATCCAGCAGGGCACCACGATCGCGGGCGCCGCGGTCACCGCGCTGTGCTGGCCCGGCGACAACCTGATGATCCACGCCGCGGTCGAGCAGTGCGGTCCCGGGGACGTGCTCGTGGTCGCCGCTGCGGCGCCGTCGACGCACGGGATGTTCGGGGAGCTGTTCGCGACCGCGCTGGCGCACCGCGGGGTGGTCGGGGTGGTCAGCGACACCGGGGTGCGCGACACCGCCGACCTGCGCGCGATGGGGTTCCCGGCCTGGTCGCGATACGTCTCCGCGCAGGGCACCGTGAAGGCGACCGCCGGCCACGTGAACCTCCCGGTCGTGATCGCCGGCCAGGTGATCGAACCCGGTGATGTCGTGGTCGCCGACGACGACGGCGTCGCGGTCGTGCCGCTGGACCGCGTCGAGCAGACGGTCACCGCGTCGCAGGCGCGGTTGGAGAAGGAGGCCGCGACCCGCGAGGCGTTCCAGCGCGGCGAGCTCGGCCTCGACCGGTACGGGCTGCGGCCGCTGCTGGAGAGCCTCGGGGTCGAGTACCGCACGCACGCCGAGCTGCAGGACACGGACGGCCGGCCGTGACCCGCGGGATTCGCTGTGCGTGGATGCGCGGCGGCACGTCGAAGGGCGCGCTGTTCCTCGCCGAGGACCTGCCGTCCGACGACGCGGCGCGCGACGACCTGCTGCTGCGCGTGATGGGCAGCCCGGACCCGCGCCAGATCGACGGGCTCGGCGGTGCCCACCCGCTGACGAGCAAGGTCGGCGTGGTCTCGGTCTCCGACGACCCCGATGCCGACGTCGACTACCTGTTCCTCCAGGTCGTCGTGGACCGGCCGGTGGTGTCGACGTCGCAGACCTGCGGCAACATCCTCGCGGCGGTCGCGCCGTTCGCCCTCGAACGCGGTCTGCTGCCGACGACCGACGGCGTCACCGACGTACGGGTCCGGATGGTCAACACCGGCGCCCTCGCCACGCTGCACGTCCGCACGCCCGGCGGCGTCGTGACGTACGACGGTGACGTCGCGATCACCGGTGTCCCCGGCACCGCGGCGCCGGTCGAGGTCGACGTGGAGCCGTCCGGCGCCCCGCTTCTGCCGACCGGCCGGACCACCGACCGGCTCGCCGGCGTCGACGTGACCTGCATCGACAACGGCATGCCGTCGGTGATCGTGCGCGCCGCCGACGTCGGCCTGAGCGGCGCTGAGGATCCCGACGCGCTCGAGGCGGACCCGGCGCTCGCCGAGAAGGTCCGCGCGATCCGCACCGCGGCCGCCGACGCGATGGGCCTCGAGACCGACCTGGAACGCACCACGACCCCGAAGATCGTGTTCGTCGCTCCCCCGGCTGCCGGCGGCACGATCCTCACCCGCAGCTTCATCCCGGTCCACGTGCACCGCGCGATCGGTGTGCTCGGCGCCGCCACGGTGGCGGCCGCCGCTGCACTGCCGGGCACCACGGCGTACGGGGTGGCGCGGCTCGGCGACGACGGCGGCGCGCTGCGGATCGAGCACCCGACCGGCTACCTCGACGTCGGCATCGCCACCACCGACGACCCCGCGCCCGCGGTCACCCGCACGACCCTCGTGCGCACGGCCCGGATGCTGCTCGACGGCGTCGTCTACCCCGGCCCCGCCCGGACCACCCGTCCCGTCTGACCTCCCTGTACGACCGAAGGAGACCCACCATGCCCGCACCGCTCGGAGACATCGCGCACCTCGGCCACGTCGAGCTGCTGACCCCCGACCTGGAGGGGTCGGTCTGGTTCTTCACCGAGATCCTGGGCCTGACCGAGACCCGGCGCGAGGGCGACTCGGTGCACCTGCGGACGTTCGACGACTACGAGCTGACGAGCATCGTCGTGACCGGCCACACCACCTCCGGACTCCGCCGCACGGCGCTTCGCGCGTCGAGCCCCGAGGCGCTGCAGCGGCGGGTCGACGCAATCGAGGCCGCCGGGGGCACCGGCCGATGGACCGAGGGGAGCGCGGGGACCGGCCCGATGTACCTGACGACCGACCCGGACGGGCACGAGATCGGGCTGTACTACGAGTCGGAGTGGTACGAGGCGCCGGAGCACCTCGCGCCCGGCCTGAAGAACCAGCCGCAGGCCAAGCCGCGTCAGGGCGTCGGCGTCCGTCGGCTCGACCACGTGAACTTCCTCGCCGCCGACGTCGAGCCGAACGCCGACTGGGTCGAGCACACGCTGGGTGCGCGTCCGACCGAGCAGATCCGGCTCGACACGGGCCGGATCGCGGCGCGGTGGCTGACCTTCAACAACAAGTCGTACGACCTCGTCTACACCGAGGACTGGTCGGGCTCGAGCGGGCGGCTGCACCACATCGCATTCGCGACCGACACCCGCGAGGACATCCTCCGCGCCGCGGACCTGTGCCTCGACAACGGCGTCCACATCGAGACCGGGCCGCACAAGCACGCGATCCAGCAGACGTTCTTCCTCTACGTCTACGAGCCCGGCGGCAACCGGATCGAGCTGTGCAACCCGCTCACCCGGCTCGTGCTGGCCCCGGACTGGCCGCTGATCACGTGGACCCAGGCGGAGCGCGCCAAGGGCCAGGCGTGGGGGCTGCAGACGATCGAGTCGTTCCACACCCACGGCACCCCGCCCCTGGACTCCTGACCCGACCGCGATTCGGGCGGTCTGGGCAGGAATCAGAGCTGTGGTTCTTCCCCGGATCGCCCGAATCGCGGACGGTGACTCACGCGATCTCTCCGTCGACGACGTGAACGTGCTCGGTTCGCCCAGGTGAGAACTGTCCGATGTGCGCCGGCGTCCCGTGATGATCCCGGCTCGGCCGGAACAGCCCGCGAGCGACCGCGTCGTCGTAAGAACCGACGCCCAGCGGGTACGCGGTCAGCAGACCGGACAACCGGTGCTCGGCGATCCAGTTCATGCCTTCCTCACGAGATCGGAACACGCCACTGGCGAATCGGGCTCCCTCACCGTGGAACACCCACACCGTTGGAGGCTCGTTCATGATCCGATCACCCCGGCCGGGTACGCAGCCGTCATCGCTCGACCTCCGACTCATCGCCGGACGTCGGACCGCTCCCCGACCTCGCGCATCGCCGAGATCACGCTGTCGAGATGGGCCCGTACGGCGGCGGCAGATGCCTCGGGGTCGCGGCTGCACACCGCCTCGATGATCGCGAGGTGCTCGGGCAGCGAGACCTGCGGCCGGCCGGGCTGCGTCGCGAGCCGAAACTGGTGCCGCACGAGCTGTCCGTGCAGCCGATCCAGCACGTCGGCAGCGGTCTGCTGGTGCCCGAGCTCGCGGAGCATCTGATGGAGTCGCTGGTTGAGGGCGGAGTAGCCGAAGACGTCGCCGGACGACACCGCGCTCCGCATCCGATCGCCGATCTCGCGCAGCTCGGCGATCGCGGAGTCGTCGACGTTGCGTGCGGCCTTCTCGGCGCAGAGCGACTCGACGACCGCGCGGACCTCGTAGATCTCGATCGCCTCGGACAGCGGCACCACCCGCACGCGCGCCCCGCGGTTGGCGACACGCTCGACGAGACCCTCGCCCGCGAGGCTCAGCAGGGCCGTGCGAACGGCACCGCGACTCGCATCGAACTGCTCGGACAGGTCCGCCTCGACGAGCCGCTGGCCCGGGGCGAAGCCCGCGTCGAGGATGGCCTCCCGGATCGCGCGCGCCACGACGGCAGGGTCGCTGGTCGGTCGTACGTCCTGCGCCGTCATCACGCCCCCTGGATCGTCACCGGCGCGGTGCGCGAACGCCCCACGGTGATCGCCAACAATATTGGCACCGATACTACCCGCCGCGATCGTCTCGCTCGGGAGACCGCGCAGGACGGTCGCGCGACGACGTCGGGGTCAGCTCCCCTCGGCGGACGCGAGCTCCGACTTCCAGGTCCGGAAGCCCTCCTCCGAACGGCCGCGGCGCCAGTAGCCCGAGATCGAGACCTGGCCGCGATCCAGACCGCGCTCCTTCAGGAGGTACGGGCGCAGTCCGTGCATCGTCGTCTCGGCCTCGCCGTGCACGAACGCCTGGACGCGCCCCGGCCACCACGCGAGATCGCGGACGGCGTCGACGAGCGCGCCCGGGGCGGACCCGGCCCGGTGCACGAACCGCACCACCGCGCCGT belongs to Mumia flava and includes:
- a CDS encoding LysR family transcriptional regulator, producing the protein MIDVTAHQLRVFVAVARHGHFGRAAESLHLATSTLSENVATLERRIGRRLFDRGRSGASLTPEGVELLPLAERVVDGIDAIAAWGQRVRDTPRVRVGLMVTTPRFRAVMTEAARERPDVQWEIRQLGFDGWVAALERGDVDCAFVAEAGPLPAHLHAESLWSEGLVLVVPEAHPLAAQPSVEVADLAGETFIAVHDPTGEHAWLQTITGRDDLKTMAVAHSFEEVLELCGAGLGVNIAGASAPESFARPGLAFVPLRGVPDVTTSLCFAREQPTEVVREFGDLAHAVVEQIARA
- a CDS encoding ABC transporter ATP-binding protein, coding for MKTTTDERASAAATTGDRPVIPDGATIALDVRSLQKVYRTQDSELEAIRDLTFQVPRGQLVCIVGPSGAGKTTLLRCISGLLESTSGEVLLDDEPVTGPPPGMAVVFQEYGRSLFPWMTVRQNVELPLREKGIGRAERHALVDEALDAVGLGDVPSAYPWQLSGGMQQRVAIARAVAYQPEVLLMDEPFAAVDAQTRADLEDLIRTLWKRLGITVLFVTHDIDESVYLGQRVLVLSNRPTVVIEDVRVDLPDERDQLETRSSRRFTELRGHVYELIQKAKKGYRP
- a CDS encoding PIG-L deacetylase family protein — translated: MITAHAGDFVWRAGGAIALAASRGEQVTIACLTYGERGESARAWREGKSLDEIKAIRRDEAERAAATLGAEVRFFDAGDYPLRETPELVDQLVGVYRETQPDVVLTHPPHDPYNADHPAACRMALEARILAQAIGYPAEGDPLGAPPVFYFEPHQPEVCDFTPEVLLDITDVFATKRAAMECLSAQQHLWEYYTDLGKRRGVQLKRNAGPNLGFPTTTYGEAYMRPYPQVTERLA
- a CDS encoding ABC transporter substrate-binding protein, with amino-acid sequence MHRLFTRVARRRGRTIAALTLALTLSATATACGGDDASAGDGSGDDTTAVTVGVIPILDVAPIYLGVEQGFFADEGLDVTLETAQGGAAIVPGVVSGQFQFGFSNTISLLLATSEGLPLTVVADGVSSTGEEGNDFGAVIVPADSDIKTAADLEGKKVAVNTLNNINTTTTNEAVRKDGGDPSTIEYVELAFPDIIPAIQKGDVDAGQVVEPFLTIGTSSGMRAVTDNFVQTDPDLTVAMYFTSEQFAQEDPEVVEAFTSAMNESLDYAQENPDAVREVLGTYTELDADLQEQVILPRWTSEIDVDSVELLSELAVTDGLYSEQPDIDTLLP
- a CDS encoding 4-carboxy-4-hydroxy-2-oxoadipate aldolase/oxaloacetate decarboxylase codes for the protein MSAADLRRLIVTDTRRPDPAAVERLRAYGVATVHEAMGRTGSLGPDLRPIQQGTTIAGAAVTALCWPGDNLMIHAAVEQCGPGDVLVVAAAAPSTHGMFGELFATALAHRGVVGVVSDTGVRDTADLRAMGFPAWSRYVSAQGTVKATAGHVNLPVVIAGQVIEPGDVVVADDDGVAVVPLDRVEQTVTASQARLEKEAATREAFQRGELGLDRYGLRPLLESLGVEYRTHAELQDTDGRP
- a CDS encoding ABC transporter permease: MTTVATWGRQLFWLLALPLVLLTLWWVASADSTSIFWPPLSTILEAFPQTWDADRIVNDALPSLARLGIGYALALVAGVAGGILVGLSRTVRALCEPSMEFFRAIPPPVLVPVIALFAGYTGSTSKIVTIALGCLWPILLNTVEGVRGLDEVQLDTARVYRFRSRTRLLQVVLRGASPQIAAGARQALSIGVILMVISELFGANRGLGASIVQFQRAFAVPEMWTGIILLGLIGVALAGLFRLVEHRALAWYRGVRRADRGA
- a CDS encoding tannase/feruloyl esterase family alpha/beta hydrolase, producing MPWTFQRQERPSVRSTRRRPAFLAAAVGAAAILVLSLAQAGTVSAATSAGSHGRTAVTADGLRDLAALAPVMACEDVVGLDLDGVTDAPVTITAASVVDDGTTAPYCEVTGTVAPANTIMVRLPVEGWTQRYVQTGCGGLCGNVRINYGQSSGCPVIEDGSVASASTDMGHQGQNDGSWAADNPQAQIDFAYRGVHVTAEVAKALITRFYGQAPAYSYFTGCSDGGREALMEAQRYPDDFDGIAAGAPASNMAVQNTYHHAWNVLANQDEKGQFILLADKLPVVHDAVIAACDGIDGVEDGILDDPRACGFDPMTIVCADGQDPSTCLSTEEAEVVQKLHEGARTADGKRLEQEISHEWGSELEWTLFVPATPDGHAQSENFALSYLRYLADPNDADPDYELSDLPLTVKGFWDTVMPSSSYMAALDPDLKAYRKGGGKLLLWHGWNDQHISPQNTLAYYDAMQKTMGKGAVKQFAKLYLFPGMAHCGGGDGPNSTDVLTPVMAWVESGRAPDRLIASATDDQGTVTRTRPVYPYPTVARYDGTGSTDDAANFVAYTPKKDVGPDYRWVGESLLSHGYQTQCKAVGDDLVCKPLHPKGKAKKHGKGHPNDKGGHGRTGR
- a CDS encoding ABC transporter permease, with protein sequence MTRAPRTRDALLGLTGLALVVAVVQLLPTLGLVDPAYLPPATEMFSALAREVTEASFWTQLGETLRGWAIGLAAAMVAGVLAGIVIGSVDFLRKLTASTIEFLRPIPSVALIPLVVLIYGSKPASALVLVVYASFWQVLVQVLYGVADVDPVVRDTARSYRFSRRALVRRVIWPTALPYVLTGFRLAAAVALILEITAELVIGVPGLGNAIGVAQSSGAVALTYALVIVVGLVGVAVNLGARTIERRALHWHASIRRDL